In a single window of the Equus quagga isolate Etosha38 chromosome 7, UCLA_HA_Equagga_1.0, whole genome shotgun sequence genome:
- the TIGD6 gene encoding tigger transposable element-derived protein 6, giving the protein MANKGNKKRRQFSLEEKMKVVEAVDSGKRKGDVAKEFGITPSTLSTFLKDRVKFEEKVREATVGPQRKRMRNALYDDIDKAVFAWFQEIHAKNILVTGSVIRKKALNLANMLGYNNFQASVGWLNRFRDRHGIALKAVCREDSDRLMNGLGIDKVNEWHAGEIIKLIADYSPDDIFNADETGVFFQLLPQHTLAAKGDHCRGGKKAKQRLTALFCCNASGTEKMRPLIVGRSANPRCLKNVHSLPCDYRANQWAWMTQDLFNEWLIQVDTRMKQAERRILLLIDNCSAHNMLPRLERIQVGYLPSNCTAVLQPLNLGIIHTMKVLYRSHLLKQILLKLNSNEDQGKVDIKQAIDMIAAAWWSVKQSTVVKCWQKAGIIPMELTDSNTEAAAIEPDIAIEKLWHSVAIATCVPNEINFQDFVTADDDLIISQELMDTEVIQGMVASENTDEAGSEDEGEASLPQQPKITITEAISSAQKLRWFLSTCVGVPDAIFGQLNGIDEYLMRRVTQTLVDSKITDFLQTK; this is encoded by the coding sequence ATGGCAAACAAAGGGAACAAGAAACGTCGGCAGTTCTCCctggaggagaaaatgaaagttgTGGAAGCTGTAGACTCAGGCAAGAGGAAAGGTGATGTAGCAAAAGAATTCGGTATCACTCCTTCTACTTTGTCTACATTCTTAAAGGATCGCGTCAAATTTGAAGAAAAGGTGCGGGAGGCAACTGTGGGACCCCAGCGGAAAAGGATGAGGAATGCTCTCTATGACGACATTGATAAGGCTGTTTTTGCTTGGTTTCAAGAAATCCATGCCAAAAACATTCTCGTGACTGGTTCTGTCATTCGGAAAAAAGCACTGAACTTGGCCAACATGCTTGGCTATAACAATTTTCAAGCAAGTGTGGGCTGGCTGAACAGATTTAGGGATCGCCATGGAATTGCTTTGAAAGCAGTCTGTAGAGAGGATAGTGACAGATTAATGAATGGCCTAGGAATAGATAAGGTTAATGAGTGGCATGCAGGGGAAATTATAAAACTGATTGCTGACTACAGCCCAGATGATATCTTTAACGCTGATGAGACAGGAGTGTTTTTCCAGTTGCTTCCCCAGCACACGCTTGCTGCTAAAGGGGACCATTGTAGAGGGGGCAAGAAAGCAAAGCAGCGGTTGACAGCACTCTTTTGTTGCAATGCTTCAGGGACTGAAAAAATGAGACCATTGATTGTTGGTAGGTCAGCCAACCCACGCTGCCTCAAGAACGTCCATTCCCTCCCTTGTGATTACCGAGCCAACCAGTGGGCATGGATGACGCAGGATCTGTTTAATGAGTGGCTGATACAAGTGGATACCAGGATGAAGCAGGCGGAACGCCGGATCCTCCTGCTTATCGACAACTGCTCTGCTCACAACATGCTTCCACGCTTGGAAAGGATTCAAGTGGGGTACCTGCCCTCAAACTGTACTGCCGTCCTGCAGCCACTGAATCTTGGCATAATTCACACCATGAAAGTGCTGTACAGGAGCCACCTTCTAAAACAGATCCTGCTCAAGCTCAACAGCAATGAGGATCAAGGAAAAGTGGACATCAAGCAGGCCATTGACATGATTGCTGCAGCGTGGTGGTCAGTCAAGCAGTCCACAGTGGTGAAATGCTGGCAGAAGGCAGGCATCATCCCTATGGAACTGACAGATTCTAACACAGAAGCAGCAGCTATTGAACCAGATATTGCCATCGAAAAGTTGTGGCACTCAGTGGCTATTGCCACCTGTGTcccaaatgaaataaatttccagGACTTTGTCACTGCAGATGATGATCTCATCATCTCTCAGGAGCTGATGGACACAGAGGTCATCCAGGGCATGGTGGCCAGTGAAAATACTGATGAAGCTGGAAGTGAAGATGAGGGGGAGGCATCTTTACCACAGCAGCCAAAAATCACCATCACAGAGGCCATCTCAAGTGCACAGAAACTTAGATGGTTCCTTTCCACTTGTGTAGGCGTTCCTGATGCCATTTTTGGGCAGCTAAATGGCATAGATGAATATTTAATGAGAAGAGTGACACAGACTCTTGTTGACTCCAAAATTACAGATTTCCTGCAAACAAAATAA